The sequence below is a genomic window from Raphanus sativus cultivar WK10039 unplaced genomic scaffold, ASM80110v3 Scaffold0096, whole genome shotgun sequence.
cttcacaactTGATAAGGCAACTATTTCTTGCTTGGTAGAGCACCAAGTAATAGGACTCTCACCAAGGTAAAAGATGTGGCCCGTTGTGCTTtttccatcatcatcatcaacgtTGTGTGAGCTATCACTGTAACCTTCAAGCTTCCATCCCTTATCTCGTGCAAATCGAAGTCCAAACGAGCAGGTTCCACGCAAGTATCTCATGATCTGTTTCAATGCAGCACCGTGTGACACTCTTGGTTCTTGCAGGTAACGACTGAGTACACCAACGCTAAAGGATAGATCAGGCCGCGTATGCAACAAATATCTGAGACAGCCAATCATACGACGATATTCCCTTTCATCAACTCTATCTTCATCAACGGCTTTTGAGAACTTAGCATTCATCTCCATAGGTATATGAGTCAAATTGCAGGAGCTCATGCCAAATTCTTCGAGTATCTTTTGCGCATATCTGTCTTGCTTTAGAATAATGCTATCTTCTAGCTGCTGAACTTCGATCCCCAAATAATATGTTAGAGGTCCAAGATCACTCATATCAAACTTAGCTCCCATCTCACGTTTGAAAGCCAATATCAGATCAAGTGATGAACCGGTTACGAGAAGATCATCTACGTAGACAACTATAACCAGAAGTGATCCGTTCTTCTTCTTACAATACAGAGATGGTTCCTTAGAACATCTCACGAAGCCTAGACCTTGCAGGATTTGGTTCAACTTTACGTTCCAGGCTCTAGGAGCTTGACGCAGCCCGTAGAGAGCTTTTTTAAGCTTATAAACTTTATGTTCTTGCCCCTTAACAACGAACCCTTCTGGTTGGACAACAAACACATCTTCCTTTAGTTCTCCGTGAAGAAACGCGGTTTTAACATCTAGATGATGTATGTCCCAACCATTCGAAGCTGACAATGCAATAATCAATCGAATAGTCTCCATGCGCGCCACAGGAGCAAAGACTTCATCATAGTCAATGCCATGCTTCTGAACGTATCCTTTCACGACTAGACGCGCTTTGTACTTACTGATGCTACCATCTGCATTCCTCTTGATTTTGAATATCCATTTAAGCCCAATTGGCTTCACTCCTTGTGGAAGCTCCACAAGATCCCATGTATTGTTCTTCTCTATCGAGTATATCTCATCAGTACACGCATCAATCCATACTTGCAACTCTTTTGCCTCATTGAAATCCCATGGTTCGTCGTTGATTATCATCATCAAGCGCTCACACTCTGTTTCCGCCAAGATCACATAATCATCGAGATATGATGGTCTATTCGATACGCGTTGTGATCGTCTCAGCTGAGGAggttcttcgtcttcttcttcgttaaGGTCATCTTCCTCCTCAATTGTAACAGCttcagtttcttcttcatcatcaatgGTGATTTCCTCTGTTTCACCACTCTGTTTTAGTCGTTTTATTTGAACAACAAGTTCTCCTCTCTCGTCGTCCTTTGTTTTCTTCGTCAAGTTCCACGGCCATTCTTTGTTCTCGTCAAAAATTACATCACGGCTCACTACGATGCGCTTGCTTGATGGATCAAACAAACGGTAAGCTTTACTTCCTGGTTCAGTTCCCAAATGCACAAGTGTTTTTGACCTGTCATCAAGTTTTCTCCTTCCTGCCGCTTCCGTCCTTGCATAACACACGCATCCAAATACTCGTAGGTGACTTAGGTTTGGTCTCCTTGTTTTTAAGCCTTCGTATGGTGTCATCCCCTCTAATGATCTCGTCGCTACTCGATTGATAAGATAGGTAGAGTGTCTCACAGCTTCCCCCCAGAACTCGTTTGGCATATGCATATGTTTTAGGATGCTTCTTGTCATCTCTAGGAGAGTTCTGTTTCGGCGCTCTACTATGCCGTTTTGTTGAGGGGAGTATGGTGCCGTTAGATGCCGCTTAATACCGTTCCTGTTGCAATAGTCCTGAAAATCATTTGAACAAAATTCTCCACCTCTGTCTGTTCGGAAAGTGATGATTTTATTCTGTGTTTCTTGCTCCACAAGTGTCTTAAAGACTTGAAACTTCTCATACGCTTCACTCTTTTCCTTGAGCATGATGGTCCACATATATCTTGTATGGTCGTCAATAAGAACAAATACATAGCGCTTCTGTGACGGTGTTGGTGGTGAGATTGGTCCGCATAGGTCGCCATGAATGAGTTCAAGAGGTTTCGTTGCTCGGAACAGAGTTGACTTCGGGAATGATTTTCTTGTTTGCTTACCACGTAAACATGACACACAAGTCTCTGTTTCTGCAGAAACATCAGACATACCAACAACAAGTTCTTTGgtgatcatcatcttcatcttctcggTATTTATATGTCCCAAACGAGCATGCCATAGACTTGATTCACTGTCCGTTGATATCTTTAGACACTGAATCTGATCGGCTTGTAGTATAACCTTATAAAGTCTGTTCATCGATCTCTTTGTCCTAACCAATAACTCTCCGCTGCGATCAAGAAGTGTCAGAGTATCATCCTTCATTCTTACTTCGCAACCAGCTTCAGTGGCCTGTCCTAAACTGATTATATTGCTTCTAAGACCAGGAATATAATACACATTATTCAAAAATTTCTTCTTGCCATCCTTAAGTACAAAGCGTACTGTTCCTCTTCCTTTTATATCGATCCTAGAATCATCTCCGAATCTGACCAAGCCAATTATTGTGTCATCGAGATCTCTGAAAAACAGTCGATTCCCACTCATATGATTACTCGCCCCATTATCAAGATACCACACATTCATTGTATCTGAATCTGCTTCAAACTTCAGTGGATTTACTTTCTTTTCGTTGAGATAAACAACCTCATTCATCATCAGTGCATCGGCTTCTCGagtgtcttcttctttttctacaGTTTCATGAAGTTTAAGATGTTTATCTGGACAGTCTGATGCATAGTGGCCATTTTTCTCGCATCGAAAGCAAGTGATATGAGATAAATCTCCATTCATCCTTTGTCTGTACGCATCTCTCTGGGCCTGAAAGTTTTGTCGACCACGGCCTCTTCCTCTCCATGTGGAACGACCGCCTCGTCCTCGTCCTCTGTTACTACCATAATTGTCTTGTCCAGACTCTGTGTACATGAGTTTTTGTTGATCTTCACTTGTTTCTTCGTCATCTTCTGCAATTCTCTCTTCGTAGGTTTTTAACCGTCCAACAATGTCTTCAAACCCAGTTGTTTTTAAGTCTAGCATCTGTTCAATTGAAGCTACGATCTGTATATATCTTTTCCTTGGTAAGCTCTTTAAAAACTTCTTGACGATCTTAGGTTCTTCAATTGTTTCTCCCAAAGCATCTGCTTTGGATACTATCTCAGCAAGCTTTCCCGCGAAGGAGTCTATTGTTTCACCATCTTTCATCTTCAGCCTGTCAAACTCTGTCATTAGTGTTTGTAGCCGAGCTTCTCTCACCCTCTCTGCTCCAAGATTCCTTGCTTTGATTGCATCCCACACGCCTTTTGCTGTGTCGATGTTTCCCACTTGTAATGTCAGTGTCTCAGGTATAGATTGGAATATGTAGGCTGTTGCCATGTTGTTTGTCTTCGCATCCTTTGTTCCTGGATCAATTGCCTCCCATACCTCACTACACTTGAGAGCTATCTTCATCTTCATACACCATACCGTATAGTTTGATGTTGTTAACATAGGAAATTTTATCGAGGAAGTTCCAGCATCTTTCTTTGTCGttggttcttcttctttcacGTCAGCCATGGTTGTCTGCGTTTTTGTATCAAAAACAAACTTGTGTCGATGATTCTTTgtaaggctctgataccaaatatagaatCACAAACTTTCAATAAGATGTCCTTCTCTTATTCACTTCAATCAAAGCTTACAACTTTTAGGTCACAAGCTATCAATATCACAAATCCGATATCTTATAGCACACACCATCATTCTCTATATATAGATATCGTAAGTCCTAATCCTATGTAATAATACATCTTAGataatcatcaaaatatattaaaacttccAATTCCTCAACATAATAGGATTAGGTCTTGTAGCTTGCTTCTCAAGCTTCTTTAAGTCTTAAGCTTAATTCAACACCAGCTTCATCCCACTTAGACTGAAACGAATCAAGTCTAGTCATGTCACACGAAAGTATCTTATGAGCCAACTCTCTAGTCCCAAGAAACTCAACGATAGGAGTTCCTCTAGCCACAGCAGCTAACTTCCCAATCTCCAGAGAGCTTCTGATCACAATCCCGTGATTCTCTTTGAGCAGAACAAGGTCTTCTTGGATCTGGACGCCGACGAATGTGACGAACTTGGAAGCAAAGAAGCGGTAGAGATCCTTGAGGCTGTCGCTAAACTGGTTTGGTAGACGGAGGAAGAGACAGAAGTTCTTTGTGCTTAGCTTCACCGAGGAAAGACGCCGCGTGGACTTTGTGTGAACGGACTCGACGTCCCAGTAGACGTCGAAGACGATGGCTCTGTTTCCGTTCCAGACGGTGTCTTCTAGGATGCGGGAAAGGTAAGGGGAGATGTCGGTTGAGGGTTCAACGTCAATGGCTTTGGTCTGGATCCAAGATTTATCAACCATTGAGAATCCTGGACCATCGAAGTTGGCCATGTGGTTCTGAAAACGCTGATAAAAATATGATCAGAGTTTGGACATTAAGACAACATCATAGATCCATTAGCTTCGAGAAACAGATCATAGTTCTGTACTTCTGTTCTAACGTTGGAACTAATAGTTCTGCTCTAATGTTTGAACTAGTCATTCAAAGGTGAGACCTTTACCAAAGTATAGATCAGAGAGAAAACAGACATATGAGATTGTATTAAACACTCAAAAGAGGAAGACCAAACCTTGAGAGATTGATTAGCTTGGAGAAGGAGAGAAACTGTTGTTGTGTTTCTGtcgggagagagagagaaaagaaaaagtatttATGACATTACTCGTGTCAATACTAGCTCGCACGTGCGGATGTTAGTAATGGTCCTGGTGTATGTTTGATCATCGTTTTAAAATTCATCttagaaacaattttttctatATGCTAAATATCTACTCCACAGTCTAGCAATCTGGTGAACATTGAATTTGATTGAATGGTGTCAGGAACTTATGTAGCTTTGATTTTTCTCTAGGGGTGttataaatgatttttcaaatgttttttgtttgataaacAATTTTGAAATAGAGAGAATGTTTTTCTTCTATACAAAGTAAATGGAGTAATTCCAGAAAGCAGATTGTAGCTCTACATGTAGGCGGCCAAGGATGAACCAATTCCAA
It includes:
- the LOC130501091 gene encoding protein RISC-INTERACTING CLEARING 3'-5' EXORIBONUCLEASE 1-like, with translation MANFDGPGFSMVDKSWIQTKAIDVEPSTDISPYLSRILEDTVWNGNRAIVFDVYWDVESVHTKSTRRLSSVKLSTKNFCLFLRLPNQFSDSLKDLYRFFASKFVTFVGVQIQEDLVLLKENHGIVIRSSLEIGKLAAVARGTPIVEFLGTRELAHKILSCDMTRLDSFQSKWDEAGVELSLRLKEA